TGTTCTGCCAGCAACTTTAATTATAGCTCTTCCAAAACCATAAATCAAAAAAAACCGCGTTACCTTGGAAAGATTATTCATTTAGATTTCTAGCTTCTACTGGGTTGGTCGTTGCGACTTTGTTAATGAATGCCCACGTTTCATCAGCACATTTCTCCCAGGAATAATTATTTACTTCATTGAATGATTTATATGCTTTTTCATCTCTCAGTGAGGGAGATAATAAATACTGCTCGATTGTCTTTGCTATGTCCAATGGATTTTCAGGATCAAAATATAAACCACCATCTTTTAATATTTCTGGCATAGGTCCCTTGTTAGAACAAGCTATAGGTAATCCGGAAGCCATGGCTTCCAATAGAATGTTAGGCATATTCTCACAAGAAGATGCAAAGACATTTAAATTTGCCTCAGAATAAATTTTATGTAATTCCTCATAAGAAACAGCTCCCATGTACTTAACGAACTGCCGAGAAGGGTCACTGTCTTCAATACTTTTTTCCAATTTCTTGAGAGCTGGAGGATATGACGGACCAACAAGGATCAGTTCCAGCGGAAATCCTTTTGCTCGAAGAATCTCCACCGCCCTTACAAGACCCCATTGATGTTTATAAACGTCAACAATTGATACGTATAATATCTTGAAAGGATTTACCTCAGAATATCTTGAAATTTTTTTATTTGGACGAATTATTCCCTTAAATCTCGCATTTATGCCATGGGGAATTACTGCAGAAAAGAATTTAGGTTTCCCTACTATCTCTGAAACATTTTTTTTTGCAAATTCATTAAGATAAATCAATCCTTCTGCTTTTTTAAAGGATCTTTTCTGAATAATTCTCAGGAAGCGAAATTTTAGGGTATGAAGTGAAAAGCCATACCTTTTCAACTCTATTGTTTGAAATGGCAACATATTTCTACACATCGTAATGGTGGGAGAAAAGTTTGACCAGACGGTTCCTCCGGGTACAAATAAGGCATCACATCCTCTAGCTCTTAACTCTTTTTCCAGTCCGAATGACTGCCAATAAATTCGGTAAGGCAAAGCTTTTTCTAAGACAGGTAAATTGACCTTTAAAAGCCATTCTTTATCTTTTATTTTTCCTAATGTAGACTTGCTGCCCCATACAATTACCTGTTCAACTTGGTAATTGCTTGGTCTCGATGATTCCAAGAATTCAACTAAATGAGTTACTCCTCCCCCTCTGCTCAAGTTAGAAGCGTCAATGCCTAATCTCAAACTAGTTATTTTAATAATGTTCCTAATTTATAATCATATTCCGGTGGATTAAAAGGCCCACACCCTCCTTCTGGATGAAAGGTTATTTCACCAAAATAGATATTTCCATTATGGCTGTACAAATCTACTCTTACGAAGTCCATTTCATTCTTAAGATTTCTGGCAATTTCACTTGCAATAGAAATCATCTTCTGGAAACGGGCTGGTTTTTCTATTTTTTTAGTCGAATTCGGGTAGAGAAGAGAAAATGGCTGTAGGTTCCATTCTAAATCATAGAAATTTCTCCTATGATCGGTGTGACGATCTATATCCACCTGCACAAATTGTGGTTGTCCGTTGAAGCAAAAGAATTTGTAGTCTAAAAGAGGTTTCTCTAAATTATTTTCTAAAAATTTTTCTACAATTATCTTTCTCGAAATTTTTTGGTATTGCCATTCTCTGCCATAGATGGAATAATCCATTTTTAACCATCTCGAAAATTTGTCTTCAACTAATTTTTTATTTAAGAAATTTTTATCTTCTACAATTATATTCCACCCCGATCCTTGATTTGCTTTTATAACAAAGCTATTAGGCAAGGAATTGTAATCAATATCACTGACTTTTTCATAAATGGCCAAAGTCGGAATAATATATTCAGGACCAATTAAATTGCTAACAATATTCTTAGCTTCGTATTTGTCAGCGAGTAAGTGGCCTCGTTCAAATCGATTATTCAACTTTCTAAAAATTATCTTTTCATTAAAAGTCTTAGGCCTTCTAGAGTTAATTTTTTTAGGAATAACACCATTTTTGAGATGGAGGTAATAATGTGCTAGCTTATGAAAGGTTTCATCTGTAATTTTATTTTTACTGAAATGATAAATCCTTCCTTTTAGGGAATCTTTGTCAATCATATTATGTCTTTTATTTTTTTTGCTGGAACTCCAGCGAAAATCCCGTTTTCCGTGTCTATGGATTTAGTAACAACAGTTCCAGCTGCTATAATGGAATTGTTTGCAATGGATACTCCCGGTAAGATGATAACATTTGCACCTATCCAAACATTATTTCCTATTGATACTGAGGATGAATTATGGGTGCGTTGTGTGACATTATTTAAAAATGTCTGAGACAGATTTCCAGTTAAAATTTTGGTACCATAAGAAATGATTACATTATTTCCCAAGTCAACTTTTGCCGTATCACAAGCCTGTAGTATAACGCCTCTGTTAAGGGTAACATTATTCCCTATTGATATATTTTGCCCATTATAGATAATCACATTTTGGTCGCAGATAAAATTTTCACCAACGTTCTGTATTTGCAAGATGACAAGGTATTTGGTAATTTTTCGTGTAAGAGAGCGAATTCCGCG
This Salinimicrobium tongyeongense DNA region includes the following protein-coding sequences:
- a CDS encoding glycosyltransferase family 4 protein; the encoded protein is MRLGIDASNLSRGGGVTHLVEFLESSRPSNYQVEQVIVWGSKSTLGKIKDKEWLLKVNLPVLEKALPYRIYWQSFGLEKELRARGCDALFVPGGTVWSNFSPTITMCRNMLPFQTIELKRYGFSLHTLKFRFLRIIQKRSFKKAEGLIYLNEFAKKNVSEIVGKPKFFSAVIPHGINARFKGIIRPNKKISRYSEVNPFKILYVSIVDVYKHQWGLVRAVEILRAKGFPLELILVGPSYPPALKKLEKSIEDSDPSRQFVKYMGAVSYEELHKIYSEANLNVFASSCENMPNILLEAMASGLPIACSNKGPMPEILKDGGLYFDPENPLDIAKTIEQYLLSPSLRDEKAYKSFNEVNNYSWEKCADETWAFINKVATTNPVEARNLNE
- a CDS encoding acyltransferase — protein: MKVLIRFCFRGIRSLTRKITKYLVILQIQNVGENFICDQNVIIYNGQNISIGNNVTLNRGVILQACDTAKVDLGNNVIISYGTKILTGNLSQTFLNNVTQRTHNSSSVSIGNNVWIGANVIILPGVSIANNSIIAAGTVVTKSIDTENGIFAGVPAKKIKDII
- a CDS encoding ATP-grasp fold amidoligase family protein; amino-acid sequence: MIDKDSLKGRIYHFSKNKITDETFHKLAHYYLHLKNGVIPKKINSRRPKTFNEKIIFRKLNNRFERGHLLADKYEAKNIVSNLIGPEYIIPTLAIYEKVSDIDYNSLPNSFVIKANQGSGWNIIVEDKNFLNKKLVEDKFSRWLKMDYSIYGREWQYQKISRKIIVEKFLENNLEKPLLDYKFFCFNGQPQFVQVDIDRHTDHRRNFYDLEWNLQPFSLLYPNSTKKIEKPARFQKMISIASEIARNLKNEMDFVRVDLYSHNGNIYFGEITFHPEGGCGPFNPPEYDYKLGTLLK